A single window of Eucalyptus grandis isolate ANBG69807.140 chromosome 1, ASM1654582v1, whole genome shotgun sequence DNA harbors:
- the LOC104447428 gene encoding mRNA-decapping enzyme-like protein encodes MSSQAGKLTPNLDQNSTKVLNLTVLQRVDPSIEEILITSTHVTLYEFNIDSNQWSRKDVEGSLFVVKRNTQPRFQFIVLNRRSADNLVENLLGDFEYEVQVPYLLYRNAAQEVNGIWFYNPRECEEVANLFTRILSAYSKVPSKPKPSTKSEFEELEGASSLSVMETLLEPSPTAPAIDSPEDSTAFMNFFNMALNIGKHADPVKSMQHNHSAATVPLSPLVPTVASSPAPNPDMLNLSLSSPYYPIPRNDSSDLSNGSDQFSRLIKPSSFLSTPSSSSALLLPPISSSNPTAASLRPPLNLQHPHGTPLLNPFPPPTPSASLTPIPTPPADRPLINRERVRDALVMLVQDDQFVDMFYQTLLKVQFK; translated from the exons ATGTCGTCGCAGGCCGGGAAATTGACGCCGAATCTGGACCAGAACAGCACCAAGGTGCTCAACCTCACCGTCCTCCAGCGCGTCGATCCCAGCATCGAGGAGATCCTCATCACCTCCACCCACGTCACGCTCTACGAATTCAACATCGACAGCAACCAATGG AGTCGCAAGGATGTCGAAGGATCTCTGTTTGTTGTCAAGAG GAATACTCAGCCGCGGTTTCAGTTCATCGTGCTGAATAGGCGAAGCGCAG ATAATTTGGTAGAGAATCTGCTTGGAGATTTTGAGTATGAAGTCCAGGTTCCATACTTGTTGTATCGTAATGCAGCGCAAGAAGTTAATGGCATTTGGTTCTACAATCCACGCGAATGCGAGGAGGTTGCAAATCTCTTTACTAG GATACTCAGCGCGTATTCAAAGGTGCCCTCAAAGCCAAAGCCTTCAACCAAAAG TGAATTTGAGGAACTTGAAGGAGCTTCAAGCTTGTCTGTCATGGAAACACTGCTAGAGCCATCCCCAACAGCTCCTGCAATTGACTCTCCTGAAGACTCAACAGCATTTATGAACTTCTTCAAT ATGGCTTTGAATATTGGAAAGCATGCCGACCCGGTGAAGTCTATGCAGCACAACCATTCTGCTGCAACTGTGCCTTTATCTCCCCTTGTACCCACTGTTGCTTCATCTCCTGCACCAAATCCTGACATGCtaaatctctctctttcgtcTCCCTATTATCCAATACCTCGGAATGATTCTTCTGATCTTTCCAATGGCAGCGACCAATTTAGCCGTCTAATCAagccttcttcctttttatcaACCCCATCGTCCTCGTCTGCACTGTTGCTGCCTCCAATCTCATCTTCAAATCCTACTGCTGCTTCCCTTCGTCCTCCCCTGAATTTGCAACACCCACATGGAACTCCTCTGCTTAATCCATTCCCTCCTCCCACTCCATCGGCATCTCTTACTCCTATTCCTACTCCTCCGGCTGACAGACCCTTAATCAACAGAGAGAGAGTTCGTGATGCACTTGTTATGCTCGTTCAG gaTGATCAGTTTGTTGACATGTTCTACCAGACATTGCTGAAGGTACAGTTCAAGTGA
- the LOC104447444 gene encoding casparian strip membrane protein 1 translates to MKSGEGFSIEVQETSAAAKGKAPLIPAPLPPPRPEGWGKGIAILDLILRICAVVATLASTAAMGTSEETLPFFTQFFQFQASYDDLPTLQFFVIAMALVGGYLVLSIPFSIVTIIRPRAVGPRFLLLILDTVALTLATSAGAAAAAIVYLAHNGNLNTNWLAICQQFGDFCQKVSGSVVGSFIAVVLLMVLVVLSAMALRRI, encoded by the exons atgaagagcgGCGAGGGATTCTCGATCGAGGTCCAGGAGACGAGCGCCGCCGCCAAAGGGAAAGCGCCGCTCATCCCGGCGCCTCTACCGCCCCCGAGGCCTGAGGGATGGGGGAAAGGGATCGCCATCCTCGACCTCATCTTGAGGATATGCGCCGTCGTGGCCACCCTCGCCTCCACCGCCGCCATGGGGACGAGCGAAGAGACGCTCCCCTTCTTCACTCAGTTCTTTCAGTTCCAAGCCAGCTACGACGATCTCCCTACTCTTCA GTTTTTCGTGATTGCGATGGCATTAGTTGGTGGTTATTTGGTGCTTTCAATCCCCTTCTCCATCGTCACAATCATTCGCCCTCGTGCCGTCGGACCCCGGTTTCTCCTCCTCATCCTGGACACG GTGGCTCTAACTCTGGCCACCTCCGCCGGCGCGGCGGCAGCCGCCATAGTCTACCTGGCGCACAACGGCAACCTGAACACAAATTGGCTGGCCATCTGCCAGCAATTTGGTGATTTCTGCCAGAAGGTGAGCGGGTCGGTGGTAGGCTCCTTCATCGCCGTCGTCCTGCTCATGGTGCTTGTCGTGCTTTCCGCCATGGCTCTCCGAAGGATCTGA